In Lolium rigidum isolate FL_2022 chromosome 3, APGP_CSIRO_Lrig_0.1, whole genome shotgun sequence, the genomic window AGACAAGGTCCCTTCACAGTACCCGTTGAAAACTTGACCCTTCTCAGCCTCTTGCAGAAGCTGGTCTTTGCCTCTTAGCTTCTGAAAcaatgcaaaaaatgataaatgtgaggCGCTTATGTTGCGTAAGCTATGACAATTTCAGCATAGACTTACACTTTGACGATTCTCCTCAATCATCTTCCTTGCAGGCATCGAACTTATTCCTTCTAATCTGTAATTCAAGTCGCCAAGCCACACTGTTATGTCAGCAGATTTGGCATAATGAATGTCATTCTTGGAGAACAGCGAGTGTGAAATATGTTGGCATTCAGAGTTCCTCTTCTCCACCTTACGTTCATGAGCTACACTTCAATAAGATATCTTGTTAGTTATATGCAATGACATTGATTTTACACAAGAGCTATATCATCGACTTGGTTGTTGCTTCCAGAACCGTCTTCAGTGTTTGCAGGAGGTTGTTGCTTTTGGATTAGCACTGAGATAATCTTAGCTAGAATTTCTAGACGTGGTACCACAATCAATAAATCTTCCAGGTTGACGGTTCAGCAGTTGTGTAGAGGTCGTGGCGCATTGGCATCCTTAAGCAATTTTAGTGATGCTAATAAGAAATGAATTGACCACAAGTTAGAAAGCAACCTGCAAGATGGCAGGACACAAACACCATCCGGATCCCACTGAAATTGATGTACATGGCCACAGCTCCTTTCTTCCTCCCAATTACACCACCGCAGCCTCCGACTGCGTGTTTATCCACCTTCATCTCTACCCATATTTAGGACTTTAATAAAACTTAAACAATCAAACCATAAAAGCActttatttattttatgttttttgcaaaaaagaaaaacacTTTTTACATCAATAGTACTCATACATAGAACCAGGATCACCTCTGATATATGATTCCGAACTCTTTGCCCCGAAAAGATACATATGAAGAGACTGCATGTTTTTCTGGCATAGCAATCTGAAATTGACAAGCATCGACGTATTTCAGAATACGGTGGAAACCTTGAAAGTGTTGATAAAAAAAATGTTAAcctggaagatcctcacatgtgtGTATCAGCCATGGCTTCCTGCAGAACTTGAGCAACACCAGATTTTGGGGCTTCTTGCAGCCCAATAACCAGCAAATCAAACTTCCTGtcggagctcaccagcttccttacATCCTGGAAAGACATCTGTGCGAAAGAACAAAATATTAAACCAAAGAAAATGGACCGACCACCATCAAGAAGAACGCAACCAAGAATATGATGCACCTTGCCGTTCATGTTCCATGTGATAATGCAGACACAGAGCACAGAGTTGGTAACGAATTCACAGGCTTTCTGAATCCGAATCGTCTTTATGCCTTCATGAGTTCCATCCTCGTCAACAGAAACCATGCCATCGCGGTGCAGCTCACTGAATCCCCTGCGATCTCATTAGAGTATGTATCGATCATATGGAAAGCAACTTATAAAAAGACCACCAAGTATATACTTTTATTTTTATCTCCAGCAGATGAATATACCATTTTGGAAGACTGAAGCTCGTGCAGTTGCCCATATCTCTATGACTCTATTGGCTGAGTCCTTCCTTTCCAATCATCTCATAAGCAGAAGATTACAAAAGCAAACCTTTTTATAC contains:
- the LOC124699470 gene encoding type IV inositol polyphosphate 5-phosphatase 11-like, translated to MGNCTSFSLPKWGFSELHRDGMVSVDEDGTHEGIKTIRIQKACEFVTNSVLCVCIITWNMNGKMSFQDVRKLVSSDRKFDLLVIGLQEAPKSGVAQVLQEAMADTHILLCQKNMQSLHMYLFGAKSSESYIREMKVDKHAVGGCGGVIGRKKGAVAMYINFSGIRMVFVSCHLAAHERKVEKRNSECQHISHSLFSKNDIHYAKSADITVWLGDLNYRLEGISSMPARKMIEENRQSKLRGKDQLLQEAEKGQVFNGYCEGTLSFKPTYKYNVGSSNYDTSYKIRVPSWTDRILFKVDHTSGLDAILSSYEALDCVRSSDHKPVKAHLCLKVGGGDA